In one Lolium rigidum isolate FL_2022 chromosome 3, APGP_CSIRO_Lrig_0.1, whole genome shotgun sequence genomic region, the following are encoded:
- the LOC124697099 gene encoding uncharacterized protein LOC124697099, which produces MLWGIRCIVYPSDQSHSKIPSTKREKKISVSNSQRNYKINRSSQASTQAKKAQRSSQTPTTTAMSPSPLAILLLLAVAAPLAYGACEGEASLKGVANDVLLEYGLPKGLLPDSVVSYTFINATGDFKIELASSCYIWFGDHYTYFDKHLSGTISPGTIYNLSGIQAKKLFIWVYITSMVARPERGMIEFHANFITEDVPMSLFQKVPVCSNGVGDQLRGAAGVMNLLPVAEV; this is translated from the coding sequence ATGTTATGGGGAATAAGGTGTATCGTTTACCCATCGGATCAATCACACTCCAAGATCCCATcgacaaaaagagaaaaaaaaatctcgGTGTCCAACAGCCAACGCAACTATAAAATCAACCGAAGTTCCCAAGCAAGTACCCAAGCAAAGAAAGCACAAAGAAGCTCCCAAACCCCAACGACGACGGCCATGTCTCCCTCTCCCCtagccatcctcctcctcctcgccgtggcCGCGCCGCTCGCCTATGGGGCCTGCGAAGGCGAAGCCTCGCTGAAGGGCGTGGCGAATGACGTCCTCTTGGAGTACGGGCTCCCCAAGGGCCTCCTCCCGGACTCCGTCGTCTCCTACACCTTCATCAACGCCACCGGCGACTTCAAGATCGAGCTCGCAAGCTCCTGCTACATCTGGTTCGGCGACCACTACACGTACTTCGACAAGCACCTCAGCGGCACCATCTCCCCGGGCACCATCTACAACCTCTCCGGCATCCAGGCCAAGAAGCTCTTCATCTGGGTCTACATCACCAGCATGGTCGCGCGCCCGGAGAGGGGCATGATCGAGTTCCACGCCAACTTCATCACCGAGGACGTGCCCATGTCGCTTTTCCAGAAGGTGCCCGTCTGCAGCAACGGAGTCGGCGACCAGCTCCGCGGCGCCGCCGGGGTGATGAACCTGCTCCCCGTCGCCGAGGTGTGA